The following proteins are co-located in the Billgrantia tianxiuensis genome:
- the pgsA gene encoding CDP-diacylglycerol--glycerol-3-phosphate 3-phosphatidyltransferase: MNIPNILTLARIAFIPLLVVFFYLPHSWSMPVAAGLFALASVTDWLDGYLARRWDQSTPFGAFLDPVADKLMVAVALALLIERYDTLWLTLPALVIIGREIVISALREWMAEMGKRGSVAVSWLGKVKTTLQMVALLLLLAFAPGTALAHLGVVTLHVAAIMTLWSMAMYLRAAWPHLSRSM, translated from the coding sequence ATGAACATCCCCAACATCCTGACGCTGGCAAGAATCGCCTTCATCCCGCTGCTGGTGGTGTTCTTCTATCTCCCCCATTCCTGGAGCATGCCCGTCGCCGCAGGCCTGTTCGCCCTGGCCTCGGTCACCGACTGGCTTGATGGCTATCTGGCTCGGCGCTGGGATCAGTCCACGCCCTTCGGTGCCTTTCTCGACCCGGTGGCCGACAAGCTGATGGTTGCCGTGGCACTGGCCCTGCTCATCGAACGCTACGATACGCTCTGGCTCACCCTGCCGGCGCTGGTGATCATCGGACGCGAGATCGTGATCTCGGCGCTGAGAGAGTGGATGGCCGAAATGGGCAAGCGGGGCAGCGTGGCGGTTTCGTGGCTGGGCAAGGTCAAGACCACCTTGCAGATGGTTGCCTTGCTGCTGCTGCTGGCCTTTGCCCCGGGAACTGCGCTTGCCCACCTCGGGGTGGTCACGCTGCATGTCGCCGCGATCATGACGCTGTGGTCGATGGCCATGTACCTGCGCGCCGCCTGGCCCCACCTGTCGCGCTCGATGTGA
- a CDS encoding tyrosine-type recombinase/integrase → MEGLLRWVEEYDTESQAPSINWVARWFDVHAPGVLLGQETLDGARRMVKEMRKARLSQSTINNRVQVVKRVLGLAFKEWDWIDQPLGAKLSKPAPKNERHVYLTADEIRALVTAVPEGKEVERKVILLACLTGLRKGELLSLERSNLQAGRIVLRPGQTKSGKARVIPLPEDGHALVEQLPFDTSEQRLRSAFEKARAAVGRPDLRFHDLRHTYASLLAEAGEVMTTVQALLGHSSLVVTSRYAHMFDSRLDQVAGRLPRFCDQNATTH, encoded by the coding sequence ATGGAAGGGCTGTTGCGCTGGGTCGAGGAATACGACACGGAGAGCCAGGCGCCCAGCATCAACTGGGTGGCGCGGTGGTTCGATGTGCACGCGCCGGGTGTCTTGCTGGGACAAGAGACGCTCGACGGCGCTCGGCGAATGGTGAAGGAGATGCGCAAGGCTCGGCTCAGCCAGAGCACGATCAACAACCGCGTGCAGGTGGTGAAGCGGGTCTTGGGTCTGGCGTTCAAGGAGTGGGATTGGATCGACCAGCCGCTGGGCGCGAAGCTCTCGAAGCCGGCGCCGAAGAACGAGCGGCACGTCTACCTCACGGCGGACGAGATCCGGGCGCTGGTCACCGCGGTACCGGAAGGCAAGGAGGTCGAGCGAAAGGTGATTCTTCTGGCCTGCCTCACCGGGCTGCGGAAGGGCGAGCTGCTCAGTCTCGAGCGATCGAACCTCCAGGCCGGGCGCATCGTGTTGCGACCAGGGCAAACCAAGAGCGGGAAGGCGAGGGTGATCCCGTTGCCGGAAGATGGCCATGCCCTGGTGGAGCAACTGCCTTTCGACACCAGCGAACAACGGCTACGGTCGGCGTTCGAGAAGGCGAGGGCGGCAGTAGGTCGGCCTGATTTGCGGTTCCACGATCTGCGACACACGTATGCATCACTGCTGGCAGAAGCCGGCGAGGTGATGACGACGGTGCAGGCGCTATTGGGTCACAGCAGTCTGGTGGTGACGAGCCGATACGCTCACATGTTCGATTCGAGACTGGACCAGGTCGCAGGGAGGCTGCCGAGGTTCTGCGACCAAAATGCGACCACGCACTAG